The region AATGGCGGCAAGCTGGAATTCGGCACCGAGATTGTTACCGCAAAGGACGGCACGCTGGCCTCGTTGCTGGGCGCCTCGCCCGGCGCCTCCACTTCGGTGCAGGCGATGGTCGAGGTGATCGAGCGGTGTTTCAAACAGCGCATGAAGAGCGCCGGTTGGAAACACAAGATGAAGGAAATGATCCCATCCTACGGCGAATCGCTGGATGAAAATGTGAAATTGCTGCATGAAGTGCGGCGGCGAACGTTGAGCACGCTCCGGCTGGGATAACGATTACGGTTGGGAACCAAGCGCCAGGGCCGCGCAGGGTACCGGTTGAAAATGCGTGGTATGGCTGTGGAGATCAGCCGTTGAAGCGTTTCGCGATCAATACCGCGTTGCTGCCGCCGAAGGCGAAAGAGTTCGACATCACGGCGTCGAGTTTGACATTGCTGCGGCCCTGGTTGGGTACGTAATCCAGGTCGCATTCGGGATCGGGTTCGTGCAGGTTGATGGTCGGGGGAATGGCCTGGTTGTGCAGGGCCAGCACCGCGGCCATGAATTCAACCGCGCCGGTCGCGCCCATCAGGTGGCCGTGCATGGATTTGGTCGAACTGACCGGAACCTTGGCGGCATGAATTCCGAACACTTGCCTGATGGCTTTGGTTTCTTCGATGTCGCCCGCCAGCGTGGCGGTTCCATGGGCGTTGATGTAATGGATATCCTGCGGCTGCAACTGCGCGACGCGCAAGGCATTGAGCATGGTGCGCGTCTGTCCGGTGGCATCCGGCTTGGTGATGTGGCTGGAATCGGACGAGCAATCGTAGCCGACCAGTTCGGCATATATTCTTGCGCCGCGCGCTGTCGCGCGCTCCGCGTCCTCCAGCACCAGCATGCCGGCACCTTCGCCGAGCACCAGGCCATTGCGGTTTTTGGAGAACGGTTTGCAGGATGCTCCCGCATCGTTCGGGTCTTCCTGCGCCAGGGTGCGCAATGCTTCCCACGCTTTCATCGCGCCCAATGTAAGCATCGCCTCCGAGCCGCCGGCCAGCATCACATCGGCATAGCCGTGCTTGATCTGGCGATAGGCTTCGCCGACAGCGATGGCCGAGGAGGAACAGGCGGTGGCGTAAGTCATGTTCGCGCCTTGCAGGTGGTACTTGATGGAAACGTGCGAGGCTGCGGCATTGTTCATGCTGAGCAGGACACTTAACGGTTTGACGCGCGGCGGGTTGCGCAGGAGCGTCTCTATGTAGCCGTCTTCCAGCGTGCCGGCGCCGCCCAGGCAGGAACCCATGCAGACACCGGCGCGCGGTTGTTCTGCTGCACCGAGTTCGAGTTGCGCATCCTGCACGGCTTGCTCTGCGGCAACCAGTGCGAACTGGCTGAAACGTTCGATGCCGCTGAGCTGGATCTTGCTGAAGTGGGCGGTGGGGTCGAATCCATCAACCGGCGCACCGATGCGGATGGACAGTTGTTCGATGAAGTCTGCCTGCAGGCGCTTGATGCCGGAACGGCCTGCCATCAGGTTGCTGAAGAATTCGGCCGGATTCTTGCCGACCGGGGAGATGATGCCCAGTCCGGTGATGACGACACGCCGGTCCATGGTGCCTGCTACGCCGCGCCTTTTTGCTCGGCGACGAGCTTGTCCACCAGACTGACCACGTCCTGCAGCGTCTTGAGCTCGACGCGCTCCTCGGGCATGGTGATCTTCAGCTCGTCCTCAAGATTGAACGTGAACTCGATCACCGACAGCGAATCCAGTCCCAGGCTTTCCAAAGTCGCCTCGGGCGTAAGGTCTTCCGGTTTGAGGTCGAATTGCTTGACCATCATGTTTTGTATGGTTTGCAGGGAGCTCATAGTTGCTTGTTTCCAGTAAGAATTCAGTTCTGATTATAGCAGAAGATGAACATTAGCTGGGGGTATGTTGGGCAAGTACGTTGCCGAAGAAACGGATGGTATCCGAGGCAACCTGCTCCCGGTCGTTGTCCACGGTGACCATGTGGTAGCTGTTGTGCAGCATTACGCTTTCCACCGTCCCGGAGCCGATATGCTGGGCGATATAGTAAGCGCTGCGCGGCGAGGCGACTTCGTCTTCCACGGCGTGAATGACGATAGCGGGGGCGGTGATGCGCGACATGGTCTTCTTGACGGCGGCGATCAAGCGCTCCGCTTCCTGGATGGCGGGCAGGTTCAACCGGCTGGCACCGACCATGGAAGCATCCTTGTGCGCCATTTCGCGCGCGACCCAGCGGCGCAATTGTTCGTTCTTGAGGCCGAAGGGTTCGCGCTCTTTATAGGTATACCAGTAGCGGATCGGCCAGATGTAGCCGAGATATCGAAAGCACCGGTACCAAGGCATGGACCAGCCGTCGTACCACAGC is a window of Sideroxydans sp. CL21 DNA encoding:
- a CDS encoding phosphopantetheine-binding protein, whose protein sequence is MSSLQTIQNMMVKQFDLKPEDLTPEATLESLGLDSLSVIEFTFNLEDELKITMPEERVELKTLQDVVSLVDKLVAEQKGAA
- a CDS encoding alpha/beta fold hydrolase, whose product is MSPITLAGGEHAVLLIHGLQSSPAELLPLAKRLQQAGYTVHLPHIAGYGFEHGDTPRSVTHWQDWHAKALDEFRTLKRQYKTVALGGLCIGATLSLSIAAELGDEVAALTLLSTTLWYDGWSMPWYRCFRYLGYIWPIRYWYTYKEREPFGLKNEQLRRWVAREMAHKDASMVGASRLNLPAIQEAERLIAAVKKTMSRITAPAIVIHAVEDEVASPRSAYYIAQHIGSGTVESVMLHNSYHMVTVDNDREQVASDTIRFFGNVLAQHTPS
- a CDS encoding beta-ketoacyl-[acyl-carrier-protein] synthase family protein, whose amino-acid sequence is MDRRVVITGLGIISPVGKNPAEFFSNLMAGRSGIKRLQADFIEQLSIRIGAPVDGFDPTAHFSKIQLSGIERFSQFALVAAEQAVQDAQLELGAAEQPRAGVCMGSCLGGAGTLEDGYIETLLRNPPRVKPLSVLLSMNNAAASHVSIKYHLQGANMTYATACSSSAIAVGEAYRQIKHGYADVMLAGGSEAMLTLGAMKAWEALRTLAQEDPNDAGASCKPFSKNRNGLVLGEGAGMLVLEDAERATARGARIYAELVGYDCSSDSSHITKPDATGQTRTMLNALRVAQLQPQDIHYINAHGTATLAGDIEETKAIRQVFGIHAAKVPVSSTKSMHGHLMGATGAVEFMAAVLALHNQAIPPTINLHEPDPECDLDYVPNQGRSNVKLDAVMSNSFAFGGSNAVLIAKRFNG